TGGTCTTCTAACGGTGGTCTTCTAACCAACATCTCAAGTAACCTCACTGGCCTCGTCTATTTGGGTTCATTCTAATGCTGATAAAGGACAGTTTGCATCGCCTACTGTACCAGTTCATGGTTTCCAGGTGCAGTCATGTTGGTAACGGTGGCCAGTATTGATGTCCGTCCATCCATATCAGCCTCACGTGGGAGACGCCGACTCCGTACAGTGGCTGTACAACAACAAGTCCTGTAGCTTCGTTATTTTTGTTGGTTAGACAGAAATCAGCTGAGCAACGGGCCAACTatagccacaacattaaaaccaggtgcAGTTCTGTCTATTCAGCTGATTATCTACTCGCCTTCTCCTTATTGTGATTTACTTAATTcagaattaaatattttaatttattttttatttattgatttcttaattattcattgtatttattatgaacaataatgttattaaatatatactCCTAATAGTTGTATATTAATTTACTATTATgttgtaataaataatataaattatatttaattattattcgcAGTAGTCATGTTAATTAGTCTATGATAGAAAATGttgtaaatatatgttttttctataataaaatgaatttgtaaatgctcaaaaaaaatctatatttccAAAATTGTTACATTCTATAACTTTTTTCACCCCAGTAGACAATCAAGCCATTTGACCAGTGGTGCCTGCAACCCAAAACTGACTGACTGGGGTTGTTAGTTTGTGCAGCAAAAAACTttgtaacactgtaaaatagtttattattgattttatattattcttattatgaATTGTTACTTATTATTTGAATCTAAAAACACAACTGTGGTCAAATtgaacagttttttttacagtgacaCTCGCCTGCACACGCCAGCAGAAGTCCGAGGTGAATTACTGCAGACATGCTCCCCATCGTCGTCCTCGGTGTAGACGAGCTGGTGAACTCGTGCTTGTAGTAAGCAGTGTTAGCAGTACAGTGAAGTAGCATCCTGCACTGATGTAGCCTGAAACTGTGTGACGTGCTAAAAGCCCAGCTTCCTGTAGAGATGACCAATTCAcatccagaaagtaaaaattccaactgcctgggcagctaatgacaaaagtattgggacaccagttcttctgaaatcaagggtattaaagagctgatgctgcttttgctggagtaactgtctctactgtccagggaagaagactttctactagattttggtgcagcatttctgtgaggatttgattgatcaTTCTGCGACAAGAGGAGTGTTCGTGAGatatattggatgatcaccacctcacctcattatccccaactcctcccaaaagtatttttttccactgctctacagctcaatgctggggggcttgatACCTCTCTACTAGcttacgcctggcattagacagcatggtgccaataggttcaccatgtttatctgctccagagagtcctaatctattggcagtagttcactacagggtctagacaagctgtgtgtgtgtgtgcatttgcatgtcttGTGTGTATGCCCACACTTTAGTTCCTCTGTCTTCTAACTACAGAACTTTAATTCCAGCCCATAAATGGATACAAGCTTGAGCTGCGACGAGGGGAGGGGTTGCCCTGCGTGCCCCATCGTCCCTCCCATCCGATTACCGTACCATGCTGGGAGGGCAGCGGGGCTACGATGCTGAGGCACCGGATGCGGTCACTCTGGGCAGCCGCTCCCTTAGTCATGGCTCAAGCTTTAGCTAGAGCTGTACCTAAAGCTAATCAGGTTGCTCAGACTCGAAGAGAGGGCAGAGCCAAGTCATTGGTCTTGTGATTAGGGTCCGGGACATGCTAGCCTAAGtgctgacccacttttaggaccgGCCATTCTGcatggagaggagagcagtactggtgaaatacagcagacgtttattagactttgggaagatcttcataagacatactttactgtacatttacacCGGGGGCCCCGAGGAGCCAGGTTAATTAACTTCATTAGAAAGAGAACTCAGATTTAGGTTCCCAAGGGCTTTAAAACCCATTCTGGCACAGTTTCAGTGATCTGCACACAGCGTTCGCATCCTTCCTTTTAGAGATGGCGTCAATCAGCTTCTGTCTGTACTGGCGAATGAAGCGGCGGCAGACCACCTGGAGTCCCACTTTGCGGCAAATGCCGTCGAGGGCAGAGTCGATGTTGTCCTGCGGGGAAGGGAAAGAGAACAGCCGATCAGCTGCTTTTACGAAAGGTGGATTAAGACGTTGAGGAGCTGGTTAGCGGGTCAACGTGTCGTTGGGCTTGACTTACCTTCGACAGAGACTTTCCgattattctcagcactttACTGGTGACAATCTTACAAATTCTGCACAAACCCGGAGGAACTCCGTCCTCCTGTGTTTAAGAGAGAGAAACCAATCGTTGACACTTAATTTAAAGGCTACCTGCCTTCAGACCTGAAAAGCAGTATTGATTATTTATGAACAGCTCATTTCAGCATCCCCAAGACGCCTGAAGGTATTTTATGAAGGTAATGCATTGTTCCCATTGACCTGCAGAggcttaaaggaacagtttggtgaaaaatcaaaTGAAGATGATTGATGCAGATTGATCAGTCCGCCAAGAAATATTTACTATCTGATATCCGTGCTTGattagtttacaacaggagatggTAAACTAACCTTGCTAACAAACCCTGGTCTCAGAcagtcaccaatctcatctcattGATCTATTCGCTTCAGAAGTCGACCAGAAAGCAACGTAATACCTGCAGCTTGTCCTCTTGGGTGAAAGTCATGTGGCTGTGGTCACCAGGGGTCAGATCTCCATGTTGGACAATTACTAATTAGGACAGAAATACAAAAAGCACAGACGTTAAACCATCTGACCGTATCTCTTCCTGAATGTGAGTTAGAGTGAAAGATATGGCAGATATTTCTGATATTTTGTTGGTATGTTCTCATCAAAAGTGGGACAAAACCCAAATAATTGGACTTCTAAACATGTAAAAGCATTTGGTTTGCATTAATATCCTAAAAAAAAGCCATTTTAATTAgaaaatctatttatttatagttttctATATCTAGAATCTATCAGTCAATCTTTCAGACTATTACTTTTGACGTTTTTTGCTTCAGCAGCTGCACACTGGTTTCTAATACACAGattggccataacattaaaaccaccctaGCTTTCGTTCTTCACTCACATCAGAAAATGTCACTCAGCAGATATCATCACATTTCTAGCAAATATTACTTCGTCTCAGCTTTAGGACctgcactgatcagccataacattaaaaccacccgccTAATAACCCGTAGTTTCCTCTTTGACCCACCAGAACAGCTCAATGCAAGACCTGTAAGTTCTTGAGGCGGGGCCTCaatgagcatcactgagccttgggcccctatgaccctgtcactgcttCACCGAttgcccttccttggagcactttcggtaagtactgaccgctgcataccggCAACAGTCCACAACAGCTAGccttcacagtttggttcttcttgtcaaagtgtctcagattctgagttttcctgcttccaacaacacatcagcttcaagaactgaccgttcactcgctgcctcATATGTAGAGCCACCCCTTGACGGATGTCACTGGAACCAGATtgtcagtgttattcacttcgcACTtcggtactaatgttatggctgatctgttcTTTTCTAACTGTATAGAATTTACTGTAGGTAGTAAATCTGTATCCTTCAGATGCTTCTGGAATATTCCTTAAGAATGGATCATGGAAAAGGTCTCTTTTAGTTCTCCAACAATCTGAACATGAGATCTGGCTGAATCTCACCTGAAAAGAGAAGCAGGAATCCGAGCTGAAGGATGGACGTCATGATTGGTTCTGTTTAAGAACAAGGAAGGTCTGAAAGGCGAGAAACGAACTCAGctcatcctgagctcactgccCAGTTTTTTTAAGTGAGAATTGAGAACCTCCCACCCTCAACTTTCTCAGACTGCACCGCAAAGCATAGGTTAGTTTGTGCTGAGCGAGTGGATTTCCAgctcaccaaaaaaaaaaaaaaaaaa
The Salminus brasiliensis chromosome 10, fSalBra1.hap2, whole genome shotgun sequence genome window above contains:
- the LOC140564891 gene encoding uncharacterized protein: MTSILQLGFLLLFSVIVQHGDLTPGDHSHMTFTQEDKLQEDGVPPGLCRICKIVTSKVLRIIGKSLSKDNIDSALDGICRKVGLQVVCRRFIRQYRQKLIDAISKRKDANAVCRSLKLCQNGF